Proteins encoded together in one Fimbriiglobus ruber window:
- a CDS encoding Gp138 family membrane-puncturing spike protein — MLPAQVIAYDRTTNRAQVQPLIAVVTTANQVVQRAQSSVPVFQYGGGGFVLSFPVMTGDTGGSRPTTATFHYSSRRPLPHRRTPPGCTTSPTPCSSPTPS, encoded by the coding sequence ATGCTCCCGGCCCAGGTCATCGCCTACGACCGAACGACGAACCGCGCCCAGGTCCAACCGCTGATCGCGGTCGTGACCACGGCCAACCAGGTCGTCCAACGGGCGCAGTCGTCCGTGCCGGTCTTCCAGTACGGCGGCGGCGGGTTCGTCCTCAGTTTCCCCGTGATGACCGGGGATACGGGTGGATCAAGGCCAACGACCGCGACATTTCACTATTCAAGCAGACGACCGCTGCCTCATCGCCGAACACCGCCCGGCTGCACGACTTCGCCGACGCCATGTTCTTCCCCGACACCCTCCTGA
- a CDS encoding baseplate J/gp47 family protein produces MANQINPNVAGGVFLDALMALTGMQRTVATPTVVTNVSLTGVSGTVIPAGSLAATSAGDQFQSVSTVTLVSGTATVNFQSVATGPIPCAGSALTTIVSAVLGWETVTNNPSGTPASATTLGTVTQSDQAARALRQNTLAFQGVSLAEAITSALYNVQGVTSLTFQENVSASTQTINGISMVGHSIYACIEGGTDTAVAAALLENKSSGCAWNGGTSVSVVEPASGQSYTVLFDRPTQVGILVKVTTTNGNEANIIQAILDYAAGNINGLAGFVVGADVSPFEIAGAIMSEFPGYYISQVEISLTSPVSYTTSVIAIGVNEIAQTQASYVSVIIA; encoded by the coding sequence GTGGCCAATCAAATCAACCCGAACGTCGCCGGGGGCGTGTTTCTCGACGCCCTCATGGCGCTCACGGGCATGCAGCGGACCGTCGCGACACCAACGGTCGTCACCAACGTCTCGTTAACCGGGGTGTCCGGAACTGTGATTCCCGCCGGGTCGCTGGCGGCCACTTCCGCGGGCGACCAATTCCAGTCCGTCTCGACCGTCACCCTGGTGAGCGGCACGGCGACCGTCAACTTCCAATCCGTCGCGACCGGCCCGATTCCCTGCGCGGGGTCGGCACTCACGACCATCGTCTCCGCCGTCCTCGGCTGGGAGACGGTGACCAACAACCCCTCGGGAACCCCCGCCTCCGCCACCACACTCGGGACCGTCACCCAGTCCGACCAGGCCGCGCGGGCGCTGCGGCAAAACACCCTCGCCTTTCAAGGGGTTTCGCTGGCCGAGGCCATCACGTCGGCCCTGTACAACGTGCAAGGAGTGACGAGCCTGACCTTCCAGGAGAACGTGTCCGCGAGCACCCAGACGATCAACGGCATCTCGATGGTCGGGCACTCGATCTACGCTTGTATCGAGGGTGGGACGGACACCGCGGTCGCGGCCGCCCTGCTGGAGAACAAAAGCTCCGGGTGCGCGTGGAACGGGGGCACCTCGGTAAGCGTCGTCGAGCCGGCCAGCGGCCAGTCGTATACCGTCCTGTTCGACCGCCCGACGCAGGTTGGCATTCTGGTCAAGGTCACGACCACCAACGGCAACGAGGCGAACATCATCCAGGCGATCCTCGACTACGCGGCAGGAAACATTAACGGGTTGGCCGGGTTCGTCGTCGGGGCCGACGTCTCGCCGTTCGAGATCGCCGGTGCGATCATGAGCGAGTTCCCGGGCTATTACATCAGCCAGGTCGAGATCAGCCTCACCAGCCCGGTCAGTTACACCACCAGCGTCATCGCGATCGGGGTCAACGAGATCGCCCAGACCCAGGCGTCGTACGTCAGCGTGATCATTGCGTAG